Proteins encoded by one window of Planktothrix tepida PCC 9214:
- a CDS encoding DUF928 domain-containing protein: MFHNRLHQHWISLSLLTLVGGAFVPQLSVMAQPTRSEGIQISMAFEPPPGEGMPSRTAGGGSRGQTLAAIQTAPPLMALVPAFYSQTNRQETDIKGLTVAATPTFFFYVPAIPAKEAAFSLKDENNNDIYQTRLTLPNQPGILSIALPKDTPPLKIGQTYRWSFGVIYNDENAQEPKVVFVSGEVTRTEPDATLTAKLQQAKPLEQAKIYAENGIWFESLATLAQLRQNQPMDETLTKQWNELLQSVGLESIANQPFVNALEN; encoded by the coding sequence ATGTTTCACAACCGTTTGCACCAGCACTGGATTAGCCTATCTCTCCTGACCCTTGTGGGGGGAGCTTTTGTTCCGCAACTGTCCGTTATGGCTCAACCAACCCGTTCAGAGGGAATCCAAATTAGCATGGCTTTTGAACCCCCACCAGGGGAAGGAATGCCCAGCCGCACTGCCGGAGGAGGGTCTCGCGGTCAAACTCTGGCTGCGATTCAAACCGCACCCCCCTTAATGGCCTTAGTTCCGGCATTTTATTCTCAAACCAATCGCCAAGAAACGGATATTAAAGGATTGACGGTTGCGGCTACCCCGACATTCTTTTTCTATGTTCCTGCAATTCCGGCAAAAGAAGCCGCTTTTAGCTTAAAAGATGAAAATAACAACGATATTTACCAAACTCGTTTAACGCTTCCCAATCAACCCGGTATCCTCAGTATTGCTCTACCAAAAGATACTCCTCCGTTAAAAATTGGTCAAACCTATCGTTGGTCATTTGGGGTGATTTACAACGATGAAAACGCGCAGGAACCTAAAGTTGTGTTTGTAAGCGGGGAAGTCACCAGAACAGAACCCGATGCCACGTTAACAGCTAAACTACAACAAGCTAAACCCCTAGAACAAGCTAAAATTTATGCTGAAAATGGAATTTGGTTTGAAAGTTTAGCCACTTTAGCCCAACTGCGTCAAAATCAACCGATGGATGAAACATTAACCAAGCAATGGAATGAACTGTTACAATCCGTTGGTTTAGAATCCATTGCGAATCAACCGTTTGTGAATGCGCTTGAGAACTAA